A region from the Manihot esculenta cultivar AM560-2 chromosome 13, M.esculenta_v8, whole genome shotgun sequence genome encodes:
- the LOC110630197 gene encoding splicing factor ESS-2 homolog: MLSSPGHSPRHLSSPSPSASTSPQHALQISNTSSIRTPVNPRKRPTVLDEDTYVAAIEKIIERDFFPDISKLRDRLDWLEAVKTGDPIQIRDAQLKIIERRGKRAKNSNPDGSTQTRNRSQTPGSTFMHNFTPFDEFDNKTPSAANRELPANGESSEHESSVDDSLSLDDFFRRYTSEDNDSFSKILEKVNRKRKERYGHLLEGEIQDVKLIEDAKRDRITDGYGTSDQPPSTLEGWNYTAKNLLMYNPSDRGEAPLTEEERSVRLKGLTKEINRPNTRFHGKMLDSRPKDDGTVEVLYTPVVGATPLPVSDRDVDKAKKYDLEDLRKTPSGFYEESGKKAENGYSFVRTPSPAPGVDESPFITWGEIEGTPLRLEPEDTPIDIGGSGDGSHFKIPNPPARDVKAHSLSREAARKLRERSKMFQKPPLPSPARGGSASPSVRTLSPAAQKFMRNAISKSSSSVDESLRASYRGASPGVGTPKSRSVSRFGRDGSLSSRSPSVREDSNPPW; encoded by the coding sequence ATGCTTTCATCTCCAGGTCACTCACCACGCCATCTCTCGTCCCCATCTCCATCTGCATCTACGAGTCCGCAACATGCTCTGCAAATCTCTAACACATCTTCAATCCGTACACCAGTAAACCCTAGGAAGCGACCTACAGTTCTGGACGAGGATACCTACGTTGCCGCGATCGAAAAAATCATCGAACGCGATTTCTTCCCCGACATCTCGAAACTCCGTGACCGGCTCGATTGGCTTGAAGCGGTAAAAACTGGCGATCCTATTCAAATACGAGATGCCCAGTTGAAGATCATCGAGCGCCGTGGCAAAAGAGCAAAGAATTCCAACCCTGATGGTAGTACTCAGACTAGAAATCGCTCGCAAACCCCAGGTTCTACTTTTATGCATAATTTCACTCCCTTTGATGAATTTGATAACAAAACTCCTAGTGCTGCAAATAGAGAATTGCCTGCTAATGGAGAGTCTAGTGAACATGAAAGTTCCGTTGATGATTCACTGAGTTTAGACGATTTCTTTAGGAGATACACAAGTGAGGATAATGATAGTTTTTCAAAAATACTGGAGAAAGTGAataggaagaggaaggagagataTGGGCACTTGTTAGAAGGTGAAATACAGGATGTTAAATTGATAGAAGATGCAAAGAGGGATAGGATTACTGATGGTTACGGAACATCTGATCAACCTCCGAGCACATTGGAGGGGTGGAATTACACCGCCAAGAATTTGTTGATGTATAACCCCTCAGACAGGGGTGAGGCTCCTTTGACTGAAGAGGAACGTTCTGTTAGATTGAAGGGTTTAACAAAAGAAATCAATAGGCCTAACACGCGGTTTCATGGTAAAATGTTGGATTCTAGACCAAAAGATGATGGAACTGTTGAAGTGCTTTATACACCAGTTGTGGGGGCTACCCCTCTTCCTGTGTCAGACAGAGATGTTGATAAAGCAAAGAAGTATGATTTGGAGGACTTGAGGAAGACACCAAGCGGGTTTTACgaggaatcagggaagaagGCAGAAAATGGATATAGTTTTGTTAGGACACCTTCACCAGCTCCAGGAGTTGATGAATCACCGTTTATCACATGGGGAGAGATAGAGGGAACACCATTGAGGTTGGAACCTGAAGACACTCCAATTGATATTGGTGGTAGTGGTGATGGGTCACATTTTAAGATTCCAAATCCACCTGCAAGAGATGTGAAGGCTCATTCATTGTCAAGGGAGGCTGCACGAAAGTTGAGGGAGAGATCAAAGATGTTTCAAAAACCACCATTACCTTCTCCAGCAAGAGGGGGAAGTGCAAGTCCAAGTGTGCGCACACTTTCTCCTGCTGCACAGAAGTTTATGAGGAATGCAATTTCTAAGTCTTCATCTTCTGTTGATGAATCCCTTCGTGCTAGTTACAGAGGAGCAAGCCCTGGGGTTGGTACTCCAAAGAGTAGGAGTGTCTCAAGATTTGGAAGAGACGGTAGCTTGAGTTCCAGGTCACCATCTGTAAGAGAGGATTCTAATCCTCCTTGGTGA
- the LOC110629329 gene encoding probable serine/threonine-protein kinase WNK11, translating to MPAARPNTSDRDGEPFVEVDPTGRFGRYDDLLGAGAVKKVYRGFDQEEGIEVAWNQVRLRNFIEDPVLINRLHSEVKLLRSLKNKYIIVCYSAWLDEENTTLNFITEVCTSGNLRNYRKKHRHVSLKALKKWSKQVLEGLEYLHTHDPCIIHRDLNCSNIFVNGNIGQVKIGDLGFATIVGKSHAAHSIIGTPEFMAPELYEEDYTELVDIYSFGLCLLEMVTIEMPYSECDSIAKIYKKVTTGVKPRSLSKVTNPEVKAFIEKCIAEPRARPSASDLLKDPFFSEVNNEDETEDPDALHVR from the exons ATGCCAGCTGCAAGGCCCAATACATCGGATAGAGATGGTGAACCATTTGTAGAAGTTGATCCTACTGGAAGGTTTGGGCGATATGATGATCTGCTTGGTGCTGGTGCTGTGAAGAAGGTTTATCGGGGATTTGATCAAGAGGAAGGTATAGAGGTGGCATGGAATCAAGTGCGGTTGAGGAACTTTATTGAAGATCCAGTACTCATCAACAGGCTCCACTCAGAGGTTAAGTTGTTGAGATCATTAAAGAACAAGTATATCATTGTGTGCTACAGTGCTTGGTTGGATGAGGAGAATACTACACTGAATTTTATTACTGAGGTGTGCACATCTGGAAATTTAAGAAACTACAGGAAGAAGCATCGTCATGTCTCCTTGAAAGCCTTGAAGAAGTGGTCAAAGCAGGTGCTTGAGGGGTTAGAGTATCTCCATACACACGATCCATGCATTATTCACAGAGATCTGAATTGCAGTAACATCTTTGTCAATGGAAACATAGGCCAG GTGAAAATTGGTGACCTTGGCTTTGCAACAATAGTGGGGAAGAGCCATGCAGCACATTCAATCATAGGTACACCAGAGTTTATGGCACCAGAGTTGTATGAAGAGGATTACACTGAGTTGGTGGACATATACTCTTTTGGACTGTGCTTGCTAGAGATGGTTACAATAGAGATGCCATACAGTGAATGTGACAGTATTGCCAAGATATACAAGAAGGTGACAACAGGAGTAAAGCCCCGATCCTTGAGCAAGGTAACAAATCCAGAAGTGAAGGCTTTTATTGAGAAGTGCATAGCTGAGCCAAGGGCAAGACCTTCAGCCTCTGATCTTCTCAAGGATCCCTTCTTTTCTGAAGTCAACAATGAAGACGAGACGGAGGACCCAGATGCATTACATGTCAGGTGA